The Acomys russatus chromosome 11, mAcoRus1.1, whole genome shotgun sequence genome contains the following window.
CTACGTGCATGCACCACACCTACTCCACTCATTCGTCTGTTAAATAATCTGAACTGGTTCTATTTCATAGATATTTTAGACAAGGTGTagcaaaagacaaacaaatatgTGCAAGTATCTCACATGCTGCCTTAAATTCCTCTAACACATACCTAAGAGATGTATGGTTGTTGGGTCATATAGTAGTTcaagttttagtttttgagaaagtTTCATAACAGTCTCCATAGAGTCTGCACCAGTTTGCAATATTGACGCCATCACTCGTCATATGTTTTATGACAGCCTTTCTGACTGGgacaagatggaatctcaaagcaattCTAACAGGGAATCTCCCAGGATTTGGAAGTGAAACACTGCTTCAAGTATCATTGCccacttttatttctccttttaggaACTTCCTGTTCACCTCCCTAACTGTCTATTGACTGCACAGTGGTAGGGGGTGGTGCTTAACCTTGCAATTCCTTATATATGTTATGTATCTTCCTAATATGGAGTTGGCAAAGGTTTTCCATATTACAGGCTCTTTCTTCATTCTGTGATGGCTACAATTGCTGCACTGAAACTCTCTTATTCCACGTAATCCCGTTTGCCAATTCttggggcttttaaaaaatataatactaCCATCTTTTTCAGAAAACTTGAAACATTTTTCCTGCCGTTTTTCTCTAACAGTTTCAAATCTGCACGTCTGACATTGTTGCTCCAATCTGAAGTGATTTCCACCAAGAGTGCGAGATGTGGATCTAGCAGTTTGTCTGTGAAGAAATTCAATTCTGCGTCCTCTATATGTTAAGGAGCTTTCTCCAGCACATGTTCTTTATATCTTTATCAAACATTAATGACCCTGGGtgtttgcaaatatttctgtGTCCTCAGCTCTATTTCACTGTCCCAgtgtgggtttttgttattgtcgTGTTTGTCTGTAATGGTGGCTCTGTAATGCAATCTGAGATCAAGCATAGTAATGTCTCCAGGGTTGTCCTTCTGTTTCGAATACTTTTGGCTCTTTGAGTCTATAGTGATTCTGTATGGACCTTGGGATTGTTTTATAGTTTGGTTAAAACTTTACAATTTTGGTAATATATCCATTTTTCTGCATTGACTCTGGCAATCCATGAACACTCTGTTTCCTAGTGTGTCCAGTTTCTTGCTTCGGTGTATTAAGTCTTTTCTGGGTCGTTCCCTCCCTTCATTAGACTCACTTCTACATGTTTCATCAGAAAACCAGCATAAATGAGAGCTTTTCCATGACTTGTCAGCAAGGTCATTGGCATATGGAAAGCCATGTTTGTATGTTGATTTGCATGTTGCCTGCTTCACTCTGGCAAAGTCATTAGGATCTTATATGCATAAGCTCCTGTTATCAAAAAATTAGgataaaattacttctttttctatttgtatttcctccttttctcttgctttattgCCCTAGCCTCAACCTCAAGTTCTATGTTAAATAAGCATAAGAGGAAcaccttgtcttgtccttgatctTAGAGATAATGCTtgtattttttctcatttagtaTAATGTTGTCTATAGTTTTGCCATATGTATCCTTTATTACAGCTTACTTTTATAGAAGCAGGTGGGGAAACATGAAGttattttccctctcttcagAGAGAAATTTAACAGGTTGGATCAGAAAgggagtgtctctgtgtgtgtgtgtgtgtctgtgtgtgtgtctgtgtgtgtgtgtgtgtgtctgtgtgtgtgtgtgtgtgtgtgtgtgtgtctgtgtgtgtgtgtgtgtgtgtgtctgtgtgtgtgttggaagggTTCTCCCACTTTCCTGTCAGGGTGTATTGTCTGATGCAGGTGACAGATTTCTGTTATTGAGTTGAATGCCTTCAGCAACGCTACAACTTCAGAAgtctccttccaccttctctCATAAATCACCCACTCTCCATCCCCGCATACTAACAGGAACACACCACTAAGAGTATGGGCATAGGAAATTCTCCAACTGCTGGGTTTCCACTAAATATTTTCTAGGACTATGAGAGTACAGAAAGCAGTGAACTCAAGGTAATCTCTTCTGGTTCACAAGGCAGAGGCACTGAATTTACCTGGTCGGTGTCACCACCTCCACTCTTCAAATACAGCTAAGAGTTTTCTTCCCAGGGATGCAGCAGCCTTTCCTGTATAGTTGGCATCCTTTCATTGTCACAACAAAGATGGACATCCACGTTACTGAAAATAATTCCCCACATATACTGTTTTTACCAATTTCCTTCATATACTTCAACCTGTAACATAACAGGTTAAATAAAGACAGAAGTATGTATAAAAATCCAGCAGTGAAAGACATGCAAAATTGCAGCATGTGATAAAAAATATCCACTCTTCTCAACATATTTTGGGTAGTAATTATCTTTCACAAAACAATATTCCTTAATATGTTACTAAAATCtcttaagtaaattattttttaataatgtatttatttgtactttatatacattgatgttttgtctgcatgtatgcctgtgtaagggtatcagaagagcagtcagtgctcttaaccactgagccatttctccagcacaagtaaattatcttttaaagttttatttccaATGTGATAAACACTGATAGAGAAAACCCACAATTAGGAGTTCACCCTAATTCTTAAAGGCATACAGAGAGACTAAAACCTTAGCAAGACTTGGGGGAAGCAATGTAACAATGAGCACTGGGTGCAGTTAGGGGTCTAGCAGAAGGGCCCAGGTGCACAGGCAGAGGTTCCTGAGACCTGCTTGGGTAGCCCAGCAAGGGGATTCCTCACAATCCTGGAGTTTCCCTTCATTTGTAAGCCAAGTGAAGATCTTCTGCATGGACACTGATGACTAGACTCCAATTTTCTTTCCCATTGGGTATCAGGTTCTTAGAGAACCACTGCTGTGGTTTCCTGATATATAGTCACCACAAACCCACAGAGACTGGCTCTCACCAAATCTAGAGAATGGAGACTTCAGCACTCTTCATTGTGCACCTGCTGCTGGAGGCTTCCCTTGCCCTGACCCAGACCTTTAAAGGTGAGTGCTGGTCTTGAGGGGAGTATTATACAAGGAGAGCACCCGGGAAGCCCACGCAGCCAGACTCTTTCAGCTGGGCTGCCCACACCCGGATTCCCTTGAGCCCTGCATTGCCTGTTTCCCTTTCACCACCTGCCCTAGGTCCCCATGGGAGGAGGGTCAAACCAGACTTCAGCCCCTTGTTTCCTTCAGGTTCTCATTCCTTGTGGTACTTCGACATCGCGGTGTCAAGACCTGGCCTAGAGGAACTCCTCCACATGACTATCGGCTATGTGAACGACACAGAGTTCATGCATTTCACCACTGAGTCAGCAAATCCTAGGTTCGAGCCCCGGGTGCCCTGGATGGAGCAGGTGGGACAGAGGTACTGGGATGAGCAGACACGCATTGGCATAGGTGCAGCACGGCAGATTCAAGTGTACTTTCAAAAACTGCGAGGCTACTACAATCAGACCCAGAACAGTAAGTGGCCCTGAGCTCAGGTGACGGCAGGTCAAGCCTCTTCCACATCCCAACATCCCCAGGTGCAAGGTTCATGCTGAGGCTGTGAGACCACAGAGAGCCTTGACCCAGAAGAGCTAAAGGGACTTTGAGCCCTTTATGGTTCTTATTTTAGGTCCAAATAtggttgggtgggtagggaggactAAAGGACCGGGGCAAGTGCATGGAACTGACTTGTGGGATGGGGCCAGGTTCTCACACCATCCAAAGGATGACCGGCTGCTACATTGGACCAGATGGGCACCTCTTCATGCATACCATCAGTTTGGCTATGATGGGCACGATTACCTCACCCTGAGTGAAGATCTGAGCACCTGGATTGCAGCTGACATGGCTGCTGAGACCACCAAGAGAGAGTGGGAGGCAGCAAATGTAGCTGTGTTCTGGAGGGACTACTTGCAGGGCTCTTGTGTGGTGTGGCTCCTTAAATACCTGGAAATGGGAAATGAGACTCTACTGCGTGCAGGTAAGAGGAGCAAAGATTTACTCTTCCTAAATGAACGGGAGCCCATGTCtcctgagaaggaaggaaaatggtaaCAACTGGAATtctatgtctgtctgtcggtctctgactttgtttgtctctctttgtttctgtctctttctcatctctctgtctctgtatgtgtctttctgtctctctgattctctctgtgtttctctctctctctctctctctctctctctctctctctctctctctctctctctctctctctctctctctctctctccacacacacacacacacacacacacacaccaggagagggAAGCGTGATCCTGGGTTTCCTGGCCCAACATCAGAGCATGACGCTCCAGAGGGCTCACTCTTCTCTCAGTCTATCTCAGTACAGGAGAAAAGATCTCTAAAACTGCCGTTCCCTTCCATCTGTAGTCCGTTGTGAACCATGGCCTGTCCCGGGTTAGATTCTCTTTCCACACTTGGTGGTATGGTATGGCTGCCATGATGTAGAGTTTCTCAGTCCCACTCAGTCAGGACAAGAGGTGTATTTTTCCTGTCAACCTAGAATCTCCTACCCTAGGCTAGTTCACCCTGATTCTAGAACTTTTCAAGCAATCTATTTTCCCAGATGCCTGAGTAGTGGGTGATGGGTAGGTTTGCATacctttcaccctatttcctgtCTATTCTTAAACTGATCACAAGAATAGCACTTAGTCCTGAGAAAAATTTCCAACTCTTCCATCTCAGACCCCCCCAAAGTACATGTGACCCATCATCCCAGACATGAAGGAGACGCCACCCTGAGGTGCTGGGCCTTGGGCTTCTACCCTGCTGACATCACCCTGACCTGGCAGAGGGATGGGGAGGACCTGACCCAGGACATGGAGCTTGTGAAGACCaggcctggaggggacagaaCCTTCCAGAAGTGGGCAGATGTGGTGGTGCCTTCTGGAGAAGAGCAGAAATACGTGTGCCATGTGCAGCATGAGGGTCTGCCTGAGCCCATCACCGTGATCTGTTGTCGGGGGAAGAACAAGCCCTTCTGGAGACCCTAAGCAGGGTCAAGGCTGAGATCCGGGGTCAGGGTCccacatctttctttcctttccaggcAGGCCTCCCCAGCCCTTCGTCCCAATCATAGTAGCTGCTGTTGGCCTTGTTCTCCTGGGAGCTTCAGTGGCTGCTGCTGTAATGTGGAAGAAGAGCTCAGGTAGGGAAAGGGGAAGCCTGAGTTTTCTTTCCCACCAAGGGACTCCAAGCCCTAGACAGTTTCTCAGCCTCCTTGCTGGGAAGAGTGCGGCCCATTATTCCTGAAGGTATCATTCTGAATGTCATAGTCACAAATATTTAAATCCCAAAAGATCAAAATCccaaaaatcaatatatttttaatttagctAAAAACATTAAGCTATATTTAAAGGggtagttattttaaaaaataaaaataaaagcatgacaGAACAGGGGCCTCGTTATTCAATAAAATCAGTACCAGCATaaacatttgcatgtgtgtggactCAGACACACTAATAAAAGTCACACTCATGTGGCATTGAAATCATATGAACCATATTCACAAAGACCTAGGTGGACAAACAAAATGTATAAACACATATCCCTACGGCTGTCAGTTGTGTGCAAGGAGCATTAGACCTGAAGTTGTCTGAAATACTGGGACAAACAATAAAGTCTTCTGGGAAATTTAATCAAAATCCATAATGGCATACCACCAATATCCAGTCACCAAAAGACCAAAGGtcttgataaattttattttatacagagGCAGACATACAAAAAGGCCATCTCCACTAATTGACAATGTTTCTATCTTTCATATTGTACCATGCTCACAAAGTTCACACTTAAGGCATCTTCATAGACTCAATTTTGCCAAATATGTAAACTGAATTAGAaccctt
Protein-coding sequences here:
- the LOC127195238 gene encoding LOW QUALITY PROTEIN: HLA class I histocompatibility antigen, alpha chain G-like (The sequence of the model RefSeq protein was modified relative to this genomic sequence to represent the inferred CDS: inserted 1 base in 1 codon); the encoded protein is METSALFIVHLLLEASLALTQTFKGSHSLWYFDIAVSRPGLEELLHMTIGYVNDTEFMHFTTESANPRFEPRVPWMEQVGQRYWDEQTRIGIGAARQIQVYFQKLRGYYNQTQNSSHTIQRMTGCYIGPDGHXLHAYHQFGYDGHDYLTLSEDLSTWIAADMAAETTKREWEAANVAVFWRDYLQGSCVVWLLKYLEMGNETLLRADPPKVHVTHHPRHEGDATLRCWALGFYPADITLTWQRDGEDLTQDMELVKTRPGGDRTFQKWADVVVPSGEEQKYVCHVQHEGLPEPITVIWSHIFLSFPGRPPQPFVPIIVAAVGLVLLGASVAAAVMWKKSSGLRHNVWESV